gtTAGAGTTCTTCCGCCTGACGAGGTGGGGAACTCGCCAGCCGCCAGTTCATCCGTTGACTCTCACCGGTGGGAGAGTTCGTCCGCCTGCTGGGTGGTGGGTCCCCTCCCACAACAGCCGTTGATCCTGCTTTTGTTCCTTTGCTCAGGACTTTTCCTATGGCTGGGATTTGATCCTGCTTTTGTTCCTTTGCTCTAGGACTTTTCCTATGGCTGGGATTTTGTCGCCTCGCTTCAGATTCCATAAGGATAAGCAGTCCTCAGGAGGAGCCAGGCATAATTCCTCATGGCCAGACCTTTCTTTTCGGCCGTATCTGGCCCTTTCTGCGAGCTGATGGATTCTCTGACGTCTTTGGTTTGCCTTCCCAggtctttcttcctctctttgaTATCCTTTAGGGCTTGCTTTCGCCTTTCCTTCTCTGCCTTCCTTTGAGCCTTCCTCTCCAGGTCTTCGCGCACGATCCTGGATCGCAGTTCTTTCCTTCTCCTGGCCCCTTCAGCCTCCCTCTGggccttcctctccctctcttcccgcTTCACCTCCCTTTTGACCTCCTTTTTCCATTCTCTGTGGTTGTTCTTCAGTGCCTCTTCCAGCATTTCGATGGGAAGgagttctctttctctccattcctTCTCGGCCCGCTTTTGGGCCTTCATCTCCTGGTACGCTCGACGTATGTGAGACTTCACgccttccttcctcctctgctTCTCGGCCTTCCTTCGGGCCCTCCTCTCCTTGTCTTCCTGCCGTATGCGCCTCACTGCGCTGCTGATCCACTCTCCTGCAgccttcctcttttctctcaCCTCCTTCTCTTGCCGCTTTCTGgatttctgtctctgtctcatcAACTTTTTCTCAGCCTTCCTCTGAGCTCTTCTCGCCTTATGTTCCAGGATTATGGCTCGAAAGGCGCGTCGGTCCCACTCTCTTTTAGCTCTCCTTTCAGCCTGCCTCTCCTGCAGGATTTCGTCCACCTCCTCTTGGATTCTTTCCTCGATCAACTCGTCAGCCATGTCCTCTATCTCCTCTTCCAGCTCTTTTACGACCTCCTCGTGAAGGATCTCAGCTATAAGAGAGGCCAGTCCTTCCTGGTCTGCGCTCGGTGGTTTGGGCCGCGTGTAATTTTGCTCTCTCATTTGACTCTCGAGGCGATGGATCTTCCGGTCCTTGTCAGCGTTTTCTCTCCAGAGGCGGTCCCTTTCTTCCTCGAGATGGCGTATCTGGTCCGccatctctcttttcatctccTCGTGGTTTTTGTATAAGGCCAGAAGTTCCGTTTCCAAAGTTATGACCCTCTCGTCTTTGCGTTCTTCCTGGGTCAACTTTCTTCGGAGACGTCCAAATTTGTTCTCTTGAAAGCGAACATTCTTTATATTACGTCCAAgggtaacattaaaaatattaagtatattttcGAACAAGCTGAACATTTGATTGGCTTTCTGTACCAATCTTCCTTGGCTGCGCTAAAGCTTGTCAAAGGAAAGTGCCACCTGCGCCTTGCTGGGAAATCCGTGCAGAGTGGGACCCTTGAAGTCTCTCATGGCAATCTTCAAGACCACAATAGAAGAGATTTCGAAGACTGGAATCTTCAGGACTGCTCTGGAAGACGCCTCAAAGTCTGGAATCTTCAGGACCTCAGTAGAAGACGTCTCGAGGATTGGAATTTTCAAGACCGCAATAGAAGAGATTTTGAAGACTGGAATCTTCAGGACTGCTCTGGAAGACGCCTCAAAGCCTGGAATCTTCAGGACCTCAATAGAAGACGTCTCGAAGACTGGAATCTTCCAGACCGCAATAGAAGAGATTTCGAAGACTGGAATCTTCAGAACTGCACTGGATGAGACTTGAGGaccaatatgcatacatactacacacacacacacacacacacacacacatatatatatatatatatatatatatatatatatatatatatatatatatatatatatatatatatataatatatatgtatatatatatgtgtgtgtatgtacatatattctgtgtgtgtggattgtctgtgaatataaattatttgtatttaagtcaatatatatatgacatatttggTCAGGCTTATATGGACGATTTTCTTGTAGATTTTGaggcttaaatttttttttttttggtgggggccgCTTTAAATTCAGTGTAATGTTTATAGGAgagagaaagctctctctctctctctctctctctctctctctctctctctctctctgttggaacataaagagaaattaataaccGACAATTTATTATTGCCAGATCTTTCGAAAGAAATTTGATCATTGGAAATAACAGACTTAAGT
The nucleotide sequence above comes from Macrobrachium rosenbergii isolate ZJJX-2024 chromosome 1, ASM4041242v1, whole genome shotgun sequence. Encoded proteins:
- the LOC136841445 gene encoding uncharacterized protein translates to MFSLFENILNIFNVTLGRNIKNVRFQENKFGRLRRKLTQEERKDERVITLETELLALYKNHEEMKREMADQIRHLEEERDRLWRENADKDRKIHRLESQMREQNYTRPKPPSADQEGLASLIAEILHEEVVKELEEEIEDMADELIEERIQEEVDEILQERQAERRAKREWDRRAFRAIILEHKARRAQRKAEKKLMRQRQKSRKRQEKEVREKRKAAGEWISSAVRRIRQEDKERRARRKAEKQRRKEGVKSHIRRAYQEMKAQKRAEKEWRERELLPIEMLEEALKNNHREWKKEVKREVKREERERKAQREAEGARRRKELRSRIVREDLERKAQRKAEKERRKQALKDIKERKKDLGRQTKDVRESISSQKGPDTAEKKGLAMRNYAWLLLRTAYPYGI